The following coding sequences lie in one Klebsiella huaxiensis genomic window:
- a CDS encoding aldehyde dehydrogenase family protein has protein sequence MSTSQVALLASVQQFLDRQHGLYLDGAQQAAESEKRLTVWNPATGEAIASTADASAADVDRAVMSAWRAFVSRGWAGRTPADRERILLRFADLVEQHGEELAQLETLEQGKSINISRAFEVGCTLNWMRYTAGLTTKISGRTLDVSIPFPQGARYQAWTKKEPVGVVAGIVPWNFPLMIGMWKVMPALAAGCSIVIKPSETTPLTLLRVAELATEAGIPDGVFNVVTGSGAECGAALTSHPQVAKVSFTGSTATGKQIARVAADRLTRVTLELGGKNPAIVLKDADPQWVIEGLMTGSFLNQGQVCAASSRIYIEAPLFDTLVSGFEQAVKSMQVGPGMLESTQINPVVSKAHCAKVAAYLDEARRHNAELISGNVGPDAQGFYIPPTLVINPDANLRLTREEVFGPVVNLVRVADGEEALRLANDSDFGLTASVWTRDLTQALNYTDRLQAGTVWVNSHTLIDANLPFGGMKQSGTGRDFGPDWLNDWCETKSVCVRY, from the coding sequence ATGTCCACATCACAGGTCGCGCTACTTGCCAGCGTGCAGCAGTTTTTAGACAGACAGCATGGTTTGTACCTCGACGGGGCACAGCAGGCGGCAGAGAGCGAAAAGCGCTTAACCGTCTGGAACCCGGCCACCGGGGAGGCTATCGCCAGCACGGCGGATGCCAGTGCCGCAGACGTTGACCGCGCGGTGATGTCCGCGTGGCGAGCGTTTGTCTCCCGCGGCTGGGCCGGGCGCACGCCTGCGGATCGCGAACGCATATTGCTGCGTTTTGCCGACCTGGTTGAACAGCATGGCGAGGAGCTGGCGCAACTGGAGACCCTTGAACAGGGGAAATCGATTAATATTTCCCGCGCCTTTGAAGTGGGCTGCACCCTGAACTGGATGCGCTATACCGCCGGGCTGACCACTAAAATAAGCGGGCGAACTCTGGATGTGTCTATTCCGTTCCCACAGGGGGCGCGTTATCAGGCGTGGACGAAAAAAGAACCGGTTGGCGTCGTGGCCGGGATCGTGCCGTGGAACTTCCCGCTGATGATTGGCATGTGGAAAGTGATGCCCGCGCTGGCGGCTGGCTGCTCTATTGTCATTAAACCGTCGGAAACCACGCCGCTAACCCTGCTGCGGGTAGCGGAACTGGCGACCGAGGCTGGCATACCGGACGGTGTCTTTAACGTTGTCACCGGCAGCGGCGCCGAGTGCGGTGCGGCGCTGACTTCACATCCGCAGGTGGCGAAGGTGAGCTTTACCGGCTCGACCGCCACCGGTAAACAGATTGCCCGCGTGGCGGCTGACCGCCTGACCCGCGTAACCCTGGAATTAGGCGGTAAAAACCCGGCTATCGTGCTCAAAGACGCCGATCCCCAGTGGGTGATTGAAGGGTTGATGACCGGTAGCTTCCTTAATCAGGGGCAAGTCTGCGCCGCTAGCTCACGGATTTATATCGAAGCGCCGCTGTTCGATACGCTGGTAAGTGGTTTTGAACAAGCGGTGAAATCGATGCAGGTGGGGCCTGGGATGCTGGAAAGCACCCAGATTAACCCGGTGGTGTCGAAGGCGCACTGCGCCAAAGTGGCGGCTTATCTCGACGAAGCCCGCCGGCATAACGCGGAACTGATCAGCGGCAACGTCGGCCCGGATGCGCAGGGTTTCTACATCCCGCCGACGCTGGTGATTAACCCAGATGCAAACCTGCGCCTGACTCGTGAAGAGGTGTTTGGCCCGGTGGTTAACCTGGTGCGCGTTGCCGACGGGGAAGAAGCGCTACGGCTGGCCAACGACAGCGATTTCGGCCTGACCGCCAGCGTGTGGACGCGTGATTTGACGCAGGCGCTGAATTACACCGACCGTCTACAGGCGGGTACCGTGTGGGTTAATAGCCATACGCTGATCGACGCCAACCTGCCGTTCGGCGGCATGAAGCAGTCCGGCACCGGCCGCGATTTCGGCCCGGACTGGCTGAATGACTGGTGTGAAACGAAATCGGTTTGCGTGCGGTATTAG
- a CDS encoding putative hemolysin, with the protein MRAAFLVGCAALLLSACSSNDEPVQQATAAHVPPGMRAAMSSSGEANCAMVGGSLSVARQLDGSAIGMCALPNGKRCSEQALAGGSCGNY; encoded by the coding sequence ATGCGAGCAGCTTTTTTAGTCGGATGTGCCGCGTTGTTACTGTCGGCATGTAGCAGTAACGATGAACCTGTTCAGCAGGCAACAGCGGCGCACGTGCCGCCAGGGATGCGTGCTGCGATGAGCAGCAGCGGTGAGGCAAACTGCGCGATGGTCGGCGGCTCGTTATCGGTGGCCCGCCAGCTCGATGGCTCCGCTATCGGCATGTGCGCATTGCCAAACGGCAAGCGCTGCAGCGAGCAGGCGCTGGCAGGCGGAAGCTGCGGTAACTATTAA
- a CDS encoding DedA family protein: MELIISLVEHAQRHYSLVLLMVFLLTFTKSCAVISLLIPGTSGLLLFGTLASVSVGHFLLMWLSASLGAIGGFWLSWLAGRRYRHHLHRIRWLNAERLARGQLFLRRHGAWAVFFSRFLSPLRATVPLVTGASGTPHGHFQLANVSSGLLWPLMLLIPGAFSLNIW, translated from the coding sequence GTGGAGTTGATTATTTCGCTGGTAGAGCACGCTCAGCGCCATTATTCATTGGTATTGCTGATGGTTTTCCTGCTGACGTTCACTAAATCCTGCGCCGTTATCTCGCTGCTGATACCGGGCACCTCCGGGCTGCTGCTGTTTGGTACCCTGGCCTCCGTCAGCGTCGGGCATTTCTTGCTAATGTGGCTTAGCGCAAGCCTCGGCGCAATCGGCGGATTCTGGCTCTCGTGGCTGGCAGGACGCCGCTACCGACACCATCTGCATCGCATTCGCTGGCTCAATGCCGAGCGCCTCGCTCGCGGCCAGCTGTTTCTGCGTCGCCACGGCGCGTGGGCGGTCTTTTTTAGCCGCTTTCTCTCCCCGCTGCGTGCCACCGTCCCGCTGGTGACCGGCGCCAGCGGCACTCCTCACGGGCATTTTCAGCTCGCTAACGTCAGTTCCGGTTTGCTCTGGCCGCTAATGCTGCTGATCCCCGGGGCATTCAGTCTTAATATCTGGTAA
- a CDS encoding YdbL family protein produces MRKRLLTATLALVLFSTQALALTLNEARQQGRVGETLNGYLEPLRQDKETLALVKQINAARSDSYQQLADDNNLPVDQVAKMAGQKLVARAQPGEYVQGLNGKWLKK; encoded by the coding sequence ATGAGAAAACGACTGTTAACTGCGACGCTGGCGCTCGTGTTATTCAGCACTCAGGCACTGGCTTTAACCTTGAACGAAGCTCGCCAGCAGGGGCGGGTAGGCGAAACCCTCAACGGCTATCTTGAACCGCTGCGGCAGGATAAAGAAACCCTGGCGCTGGTGAAGCAGATCAACGCTGCCCGCAGCGACAGCTATCAGCAGCTGGCGGATGACAATAATCTGCCGGTGGATCAGGTGGCGAAAATGGCCGGGCAGAAGCTGGTCGCCAGGGCGCAGCCGGGGGAATATGTGCAGGGCCTTAACGGCAAATGGCTGAAAAAATAG
- a CDS encoding 2-hydroxyacid dehydrogenase, with protein MKIAVYSTKQYDKKYLQHVNDAYGFELEFFDFLLTEKTAKTANGCDAVCIFVNDDGSRPVLEELKAHGVKYIALRCAGFNNVDLDAAKELGLRVVRVPAYSPEAVAEHAIGMMMSLNRRIHRAYQRTRDANFSLEGLTGFTMHGKTAGVIGTGKIGVAALRILKGFGMRLLAFDPYPSAAALDMGVEYVDLETLYRESDVISLHCPLTDENYHLLNHAAFDQMKDGVMIINTSRGALIDSQAAIDALKHQKIGALGMDVYENERDLFFEDKSNDVIQDDVFRRLSACHNVLFTGHQAFLTAEALISISQTTLDNLRQVDAGETCPNALV; from the coding sequence ATGAAAATCGCTGTGTATAGTACGAAGCAGTACGACAAGAAGTATTTGCAGCATGTTAATGATGCATACGGCTTTGAACTTGAATTTTTTGACTTCCTGCTAACCGAAAAGACCGCGAAAACTGCCAACGGCTGCGACGCGGTATGTATTTTCGTTAACGATGACGGTAGCCGCCCGGTGCTTGAAGAACTTAAAGCCCACGGTGTGAAGTACATCGCCCTGCGCTGCGCCGGGTTCAACAACGTTGACCTCGATGCCGCCAAAGAGCTGGGACTGCGCGTGGTGCGCGTTCCGGCCTACTCGCCAGAAGCGGTCGCAGAGCATGCTATCGGCATGATGATGTCGCTGAACCGCCGCATTCACCGCGCCTATCAGCGTACCCGCGACGCTAACTTCTCTCTGGAAGGGCTGACCGGTTTCACCATGCACGGTAAAACCGCAGGGGTTATCGGCACCGGTAAAATCGGCGTCGCCGCGCTGCGCATTCTTAAAGGCTTCGGTATGCGCCTGCTGGCATTTGATCCGTACCCAAGCGCCGCCGCGCTGGACATGGGGGTGGAGTATGTCGATCTTGAGACGCTGTACAGAGAGTCCGATGTTATCTCCCTGCACTGCCCACTGACCGATGAAAACTATCATCTGCTGAACCACGCCGCTTTTGATCAGATGAAAGATGGCGTGATGATCATCAATACCAGTCGCGGTGCGCTGATCGACTCTCAGGCAGCGATTGACGCCCTGAAGCATCAGAAAATTGGCGCACTGGGGATGGACGTGTATGAGAATGAACGTGATCTGTTCTTTGAAGATAAGTCTAACGACGTTATTCAGGACGATGTTTTCCGCCGTCTCTCCGCCTGCCACAACGTGCTGTTTACTGGTCACCAGGCGTTTCTGACTGCTGAAGCATTGATCAGTATTTCGCAAACCACCCTCGACAACCTGCGTCAGGTGGATGCTGGCGAAACCTGCCCGAACGCGCTGGTCTGA
- a CDS encoding YdbH family protein — MKGKYKAAIALLLALVLLPLALLLTLTHWVPTLAGIWLPAGTRIALNDSPRLTRTSLRIPDLRYLVGDCEIARVTNAELSRPSRWRLHITELDVNSACLNKLPESEAAPGAPKTLAEWQSMLPYSWLTIENLRLSPWEKWQGRLVMSLTPEQQDIGYAGKEISVQARLRGQALTVSNFSARLVEDQAPVKLVGEFHMPLVPDGFPVDGHLFSTFEFAQAPGLVDAELEWQENRGQLLVTPRGEVEPMLDLPWEITPDRIAISDGRWHTEYAGNALSGRVALSVGNWQQGTEQMQVSGRLNVLTQGQAGKGNAVLNIGPGKLSMDSSDMPLQLTGEAKLGDLIFYAKLPAQLSGSLTAPVLNFHPGALLRSRGRVIDSLNIDEIRWPLAGVKVTQQGVDGRLQAILRAHEQEMGDFTLHLDGQADNFMPDRGRWQWRYWGEGHFTPMQARWDVKGAGEWTDSAIVLNSLSTGFDKLQYGSMLVSTPRLTLEEPIHWLRDEQHSKLTGALSLDAGKTTFSGGSELPPSTLKFNVDGRDPTWFQFNGSLHAQSIGPVRVTGRWDGERLRGQAWWPKQSLTVFQPLVPPEWKMNLREGELYAQVAFSAAADQGFEAGGHGVLKGGSAWMPDNQINGVDFVLPFRFSEGTWQLGTRHPVSLRIGEIVNQFTSRNLTADLQGTYPWSEDAPLQLSNVSVDILGGKLTMQQLRMPQHDPALLRLQNISSSELISAIKVKQFAVSGPFNGALPLWLNNDKWIIKDGWFNNPGPMTMRLDKDTADALVADNVSAGAAINWLRYMEVATSWTRINLDNLGVLTLKATISGTSRVEGKSNTVHLNYSHEENIFDLWRSLRFGDNLQAWLEQNARLPAQRCQDSNTCKEQQ, encoded by the coding sequence ATGAAGGGTAAATATAAAGCCGCCATCGCGCTATTATTAGCACTCGTGTTGCTACCGCTGGCTTTGTTGTTGACGCTCACCCATTGGGTCCCCACGCTGGCGGGGATCTGGCTGCCTGCCGGAACCCGGATCGCTCTGAATGACAGTCCACGCCTGACGCGCACCTCACTGCGTATCCCCGATCTGCGCTATCTGGTGGGCGACTGCGAAATCGCTCGCGTCACTAATGCCGAGCTGTCCCGTCCCAGTCGCTGGCGTTTACATATCACTGAGCTGGATGTTAACAGCGCCTGTCTGAACAAGCTGCCGGAGAGCGAAGCCGCTCCCGGTGCGCCGAAAACCCTCGCCGAATGGCAATCGATGCTTCCTTATAGCTGGCTGACCATTGAAAATCTGCGTCTGTCGCCGTGGGAAAAATGGCAAGGGCGGCTGGTGATGTCGCTCACGCCAGAGCAGCAGGATATTGGCTATGCTGGAAAAGAGATCTCTGTTCAGGCGCGGCTGCGCGGTCAGGCGCTGACGGTCAGCAACTTTTCCGCGCGTTTAGTGGAAGATCAGGCCCCGGTGAAGTTGGTGGGCGAGTTTCATATGCCGCTGGTGCCGGACGGTTTCCCGGTCGATGGTCACCTGTTCAGCACCTTCGAGTTTGCGCAAGCGCCCGGGCTGGTGGATGCCGAGCTCGAGTGGCAAGAGAATCGCGGGCAGTTGTTGGTTACCCCGCGCGGTGAAGTGGAGCCAATGCTTGACCTGCCGTGGGAAATTACGCCCGATCGTATCGCCATCAGCGATGGCCGCTGGCACACCGAATACGCCGGTAATGCGCTGAGCGGTCGCGTCGCGCTGTCGGTAGGCAACTGGCAGCAGGGCACCGAGCAGATGCAGGTCAGCGGACGGCTGAACGTGCTGACGCAGGGGCAGGCCGGTAAGGGCAACGCGGTGCTGAATATTGGCCCCGGTAAGCTGAGCATGGACAGCAGCGACATGCCGCTCCAACTGACCGGGGAAGCCAAGCTTGGCGATCTGATTTTTTATGCCAAACTGCCCGCGCAGCTGAGCGGGTCGCTCACCGCGCCGGTGCTTAATTTTCACCCCGGCGCGCTGCTGCGGTCGCGCGGTCGGGTCATCGATTCACTCAATATTGATGAGATCCGCTGGCCGCTGGCGGGTGTTAAAGTGACTCAACAGGGCGTCGATGGCCGCCTGCAGGCCATTTTACGCGCCCATGAGCAGGAAATGGGCGATTTTACCCTGCATCTTGACGGTCAGGCCGACAACTTTATGCCCGACCGCGGTCGCTGGCAGTGGCGCTATTGGGGCGAGGGCCATTTCACGCCGATGCAGGCGCGCTGGGATGTCAAAGGCGCGGGCGAGTGGACTGACAGCGCCATCGTGCTCAACAGCTTGTCTACGGGCTTCGATAAGCTGCAATACGGCTCCATGCTGGTCAGCACGCCGCGTTTGACGCTGGAAGAGCCGATCCACTGGCTGCGCGATGAGCAGCACTCGAAACTGACCGGGGCGCTGTCGCTGGACGCCGGTAAAACCACCTTCAGCGGCGGCAGCGAACTGCCGCCCTCGACGCTCAAATTTAACGTCGATGGGCGCGACCCGACCTGGTTTCAGTTCAACGGTTCATTGCATGCGCAAAGCATTGGTCCGGTACGCGTTACCGGGCGCTGGGACGGCGAACGTCTGCGTGGACAGGCGTGGTGGCCAAAACAGTCTTTAACCGTGTTCCAGCCGCTGGTGCCACCTGAGTGGAAAATGAATCTGCGCGAAGGCGAGTTGTACGCTCAGGTGGCGTTCTCTGCCGCCGCCGATCAGGGTTTTGAAGCGGGCGGGCACGGCGTCCTGAAAGGCGGTAGCGCCTGGATGCCGGATAACCAGATTAACGGCGTCGATTTCGTTCTGCCATTTCGCTTTAGCGAAGGTACCTGGCAGCTCGGTACCCGTCATCCGGTATCGCTGCGCATTGGGGAAATCGTCAACCAGTTCACTTCGCGTAATCTGACAGCGGATCTCCAGGGCACTTACCCGTGGAGCGAAGACGCCCCGCTGCAGTTGAGCAACGTCAGCGTCGATATACTCGGCGGTAAGCTGACCATGCAGCAGCTGCGGATGCCGCAGCATGATCCGGCGCTGCTGCGTTTGCAAAACATCTCCAGCAGCGAATTAATTAGCGCAATTAAAGTGAAGCAGTTTGCCGTCTCCGGTCCGTTTAACGGCGCGCTGCCGCTGTGGCTGAATAACGATAAATGGATAATCAAGGACGGCTGGTTCAATAATCCGGGGCCGATGACAATGCGCCTGGATAAAGACACCGCCGACGCGCTGGTGGCCGATAACGTCTCCGCCGGGGCGGCGATAAACTGGCTGCGTTATATGGAAGTTGCCACCTCGTGGACGCGCATCAACCTCGATAACCTTGGTGTACTGACGCTGAAGGCGACGATTAGCGGCACCAGCCGGGTAGAGGGCAAAAGCAACACGGTGCACTTAAACTATTCCCATGAAGAGAATATTTTTGACCTGTGGCGCAGCTTGCGTTTTGGTGACAATTTGCAAGCGTGGCTTGAACAAAATGCCAGGCTGCCCGCGCAGCGCTGTCAGGACAGTAACACCTGTAAGGAACAACAATAA
- the feaR gene encoding transcriptional regulator FeaR: MSTANRGQDYQHWLARINQVCGQFAARPLDDNFHGEIDASYAGSLKVSTVTARGINLYRTRQEIKRDNDAWFYTVFQLAGQATIEQDGRQALLETGDITLIDASQPCSIVWQQTSRQASLLLPRTLLEQQLRGSDISIATRLAKSLPMVQLSQRLLQESMNSPELSASESEAALEAIVCLLRPMLHHQEAQPSRRDKQFRKIMDLIDESIQAEHLRPEWLASETGMSVRSLYRLFAEKGLVVAQYIKNRRLDLCARALQSAHDDEKLAGIGYSWGFSDHSHFSTAFKQRFGISPGEYRKRCR, encoded by the coding sequence ATGAGTACGGCAAATCGTGGGCAGGATTACCAGCACTGGTTAGCAAGAATCAATCAGGTCTGCGGGCAATTCGCCGCCCGTCCGCTGGATGATAATTTTCACGGTGAGATAGACGCCAGCTATGCGGGCAGCCTGAAAGTCAGTACCGTTACCGCTCGCGGCATCAACCTGTACCGTACCAGGCAAGAGATTAAGCGCGATAACGACGCCTGGTTTTATACCGTTTTCCAGCTCGCGGGCCAGGCAACGATTGAACAGGATGGCCGTCAGGCGCTGCTGGAGACCGGCGATATCACGCTAATTGATGCTTCTCAGCCGTGCTCGATTGTCTGGCAGCAAACCTCGCGTCAGGCCTCCTTGCTATTGCCAAGAACGCTGCTTGAACAGCAACTGCGCGGCAGCGACATCAGCATTGCCACCCGGCTGGCGAAAAGCCTGCCGATGGTTCAGCTCAGCCAGCGTCTACTGCAAGAAAGTATGAACAGCCCCGAGCTGTCGGCAAGCGAAAGCGAAGCGGCGCTGGAGGCGATTGTCTGCCTGCTGCGCCCGATGCTGCATCATCAGGAGGCTCAACCATCGCGGCGCGATAAGCAGTTTCGCAAAATCATGGATTTAATCGATGAGTCAATTCAGGCGGAACACCTGCGCCCGGAGTGGCTGGCCAGCGAAACCGGGATGTCGGTACGCAGTCTGTATCGGTTGTTTGCTGAAAAAGGGCTGGTGGTCGCGCAGTACATTAAGAATCGTCGGCTCGATCTGTGCGCCCGCGCGCTGCAAAGCGCACATGATGACGAAAAGCTGGCGGGGATTGGCTACAGCTGGGGTTTCAGCGATCATAGCCACTTTTCTACCGCCTTTAAGCAACGCTTCGGCATCTCACCGGGAGAGTATCGCAAGCGCTGCCGTTAG
- a CDS encoding YnbE family lipoprotein: MIKLLTAFLATMLLAGCTPRIEIAASKEPITINMNVKIEHEIHIKVDKDVENLLKSRSDLF; the protein is encoded by the coding sequence ATGATCAAACTACTCACCGCCTTTCTGGCGACCATGCTGCTGGCGGGCTGCACGCCGCGCATTGAGATTGCGGCGTCAAAGGAGCCGATCACCATCAATATGAATGTCAAAATTGAGCATGAAATTCATATCAAGGTGGATAAAGATGTTGAGAATCTGCTCAAATCGCGTAGCGATCTGTTCTGA
- a CDS encoding restriction endonuclease, with protein sequence MLRNLFKSEADKTRDELTTFRISLLPFIKQYQLEDRWQEACEVAFQGDDAISWIEKNSQLTRSSLFFQRAKEEMVAGAFAAYLLTHALPPLYSSHLNTLKRKERTLTVTDDYGVEHYEKWFSELEYFFEHVIKYDLNHWIEQHQQQLNQLWPDNNPAESVWGSGRVSYRAFTLPRQFERLVRREILRVVDEMPEPHTPGYNPHLSGIDYEHFVASCFEKAGAACQVTRGSGDHGLDILVDYRGCRLAVQCKHYQGKVGNKAIQEVFAAKQFYDCLLAMVVSNSEFTPHARQAAQKLDVYLYHHDEIAAFIQILDEWIDAPDGPEVS encoded by the coding sequence ATGTTACGCAATTTGTTTAAATCTGAAGCAGATAAAACCAGAGACGAACTTACGACATTCAGGATCTCACTTTTACCTTTTATTAAACAGTATCAGTTGGAAGATCGTTGGCAGGAAGCGTGTGAGGTCGCGTTTCAGGGCGATGATGCCATATCCTGGATCGAAAAAAATAGCCAACTCACGCGTTCAAGCCTCTTTTTTCAGCGTGCCAAAGAAGAGATGGTTGCTGGTGCATTTGCCGCTTACTTGCTGACGCATGCGCTGCCTCCCCTTTATTCATCGCATCTGAATACGCTGAAGCGTAAAGAACGTACGCTGACCGTTACTGACGATTATGGTGTTGAGCACTATGAAAAGTGGTTTAGCGAGCTGGAATACTTCTTCGAACACGTCATTAAATACGACCTGAACCACTGGATTGAACAACACCAGCAGCAACTTAATCAGCTATGGCCGGACAACAACCCGGCAGAGTCAGTATGGGGGTCTGGTCGCGTTAGCTATCGCGCGTTCACTTTACCCAGGCAGTTCGAACGTCTAGTCAGGCGCGAGATCCTGCGCGTGGTGGACGAAATGCCCGAACCGCATACGCCAGGCTATAACCCCCATTTAAGCGGGATCGACTATGAGCACTTTGTCGCCAGCTGTTTTGAAAAAGCAGGCGCCGCCTGCCAGGTGACGCGCGGCAGCGGCGACCACGGTCTGGATATTCTGGTCGATTATAGAGGATGTCGACTGGCAGTCCAGTGCAAACACTATCAGGGAAAAGTCGGCAATAAAGCGATTCAGGAAGTCTTCGCCGCGAAACAATTCTACGATTGCCTGCTGGCCATGGTGGTCAGCAACAGCGAGTTTACCCCCCATGCCAGACAAGCGGCGCAAAAGCTGGATGTGTATCTTTACCATCATGATGAAATAGCCGCATTTATTCAGATTCTTGATGAGTGGATTGATGCGCCTGATGGACCTGAAGTTAGCTAA
- the hslJ gene encoding heat shock protein HslJ — protein MNKFAALLAAGMLLSGCVYNSKVSTGAEQLQHHRFVLTSVNGQLLKAGDKPLELSFGEKMPITGKMFVSGNMCNRFSGTGKVSDGALKVEELAMTRMLCAEPQLNTLDATLSKMLREGAQVDLTENQLTLATADQTLVYKLADLVN, from the coding sequence ATGAACAAGTTTGCTGCACTGCTGGCGGCGGGAATGTTGCTATCGGGCTGCGTCTATAACAGTAAGGTGTCGACCGGAGCGGAGCAGCTTCAGCACCATCGTTTCGTGCTAACCAGCGTCAACGGGCAGCTGCTGAAAGCAGGGGATAAGCCACTAGAGCTGAGCTTCGGCGAAAAGATGCCGATAACTGGCAAGATGTTCGTTTCAGGTAATATGTGCAACCGTTTCAGCGGCACGGGCAAAGTCTCTGACGGCGCGCTGAAGGTTGAAGAGCTGGCAATGACCCGAATGTTATGCGCGGAGCCGCAGTTGAATACGCTGGATGCTACACTCAGTAAAATGCTGCGCGAAGGCGCACAGGTCGACCTGACGGAAAATCAGCTCACGCTGGCCACCGCCGATCAAACGCTGGTATACAAACTCGCCGACCTGGTGAATTAA